The following are from one region of the Magallana gigas chromosome 4, xbMagGiga1.1, whole genome shotgun sequence genome:
- the LOC105333781 gene encoding protein wech: MALSESQIPPDAQHYLVCGTEDCEKNCQFYCNDCHHPMCEQCRDEHQKNKKTKNHEVVPYKLRKRQLPVEKCKIHPTRQIEFLCEECQIPICSKCTATKEHRSHVFTDLEIVFAEKCSFCYEEIFKIRNYFEPTSQDLKKEIAGDVTEIKKIMDGIRTAMRAEAESVKRMVDAVTSDNIEQVNKIEQSLLETLNGQNQTIDDHLNYLSDLVKTFYGYLSPSDIKNLTSALKSEKILIKPIPETSKPVPPVFSAGQHSKEDVAKLLGRISIPNTKPENRKIKPMETVSTQLKPTGKQRKQDREKSDVKQTLCLSSSVTKVREYTVPGVNDVYHISLGKSGRLWVSGGSSSLVQTDLQGNQLQNIQSSGGSQGYHTVTQDGDLIYTDQYNKVINRITPDNTITEFIKTGNWEPLSIYSSQINGDVLVGMEKDGEPSKVTRYNKTGTEIQNIQRDNGGQELYSDPHYITENINGDVCVSDIDKHAVVVVDKSGQHRFSYTGQRSLFNPYGICTDVLGHILVCDFPRDTVHLLDQDGQFLSVLLTLQQGVKYPISVCVDDENNLWVGQHFTNTVIVYKYLQ, from the coding sequence ATGGCATTATCTGAATCCCAAATACCACCCGACGCCCAGCATTATTTGGTGTGTGGCACTGAAGACTGTGAGAAAAACTGccagttttactgcaatgactgtcaccacccaatgtgtgaacaatgcagAGATGAACATCAGAAGAATAAGAAAACCAAGAACCATGAAGTGGTCCCTTATAAGCTACgcaaacgtcaacttcctgtggAGAAATGCAAGATCCACCCCACAAGACAAATAGAGTTTCTCTGTGAAGAATGCCAGATTCCCATTTGTTCTAAATGCACAGCCACAAAAGAACATCGCAGCCATGTGTTTACCGATCTAGAAATTGTCTTTGCTGAAAAATGTTCCTTTTGTTACgaagaaatattcaaaattcgAAACTATTTTGAGCCTACttctcaagatttaaaaaaggaaattgcTGGAGATGTCACAGAAATAAAGAAGATCATGGACGGTATAAGAACAGCAATGAGGGCTGAAGCTGAGTCTGTGAAAAGAATGGTCGATGCAGTCACATCAGATAATATAGAACAAGTCAACAAAATAGAACAGTCattattagaaacattaaacGGCCAAAACCAAACAATTGATGATCACCTCAACTATCTCAGTGATTTAGTCAAAACATTTTATGGTTACCTATCTCCCTCGgacattaaaaatttaacatctgctctcaaatctgaaaaaatactGATAAAACCAATACCAGAGACATCCAAACCAGTCCCACCCGTATTTAGTGCTGGTCAACACAGCAAAGAAGATGTCGCCAAACTACTTGGTAGAATAAGTATTCCTAACACTAAACCagagaacagaaaaataaagcCCATGGAGACTGTCTCTACACAGTTGAAACCTACAGGGAAACAGAGAAAACAAGACAGAGAGAAATCTGACGTGAAACAAACACTGTGTCTGTCTTCCTCTGTCACCAAGGTCAGGGAGTACACAGTACCAGGTGTTAATgatgtatatcatatatcactGGGTAAATCAGGCAGACTCTGGGTCAGTGGTGGTAGTAGTAGCCTTGTCCAAACAGATCTGCAGGGGAATCAGCTACAAAATATACAATCCAGTGGTGGATCTCAAGGCTACCACACAGTCACACAGGACGGGGATCTGATCTATACAGACCAATACAACAAAGTCATCAATAGGATAACACCGGATAATACTAtcactgaattcattaaaacaggaAACTGGGAACCACTCAGTATATACTCCTCCCAAATCAACGGGGACGTACTGGTGGGGATGGAGAAGGATGGAGAGCCCTCTAAAGTCACCAGGTATAACAAGACAGGGacagaaatacagaacatacagaGAGATAATGGAGGACAGGAACTGTATAGTGACCCACactacatcacagaaaacatcaatggtgatGTCTGTGTATCAGACATTGACAAACATGCTGTAGTGGTGGTGGATAAATCAGGACAACAcaggttctcctacacaggTCAGAGGTCACTGTTTAATCCCTATGGAATATGTACTGATGTACTCggtcacatcctggtgtgtgatttTCCAAGGGACACAGTTCATCTTCTGGATCAGGATGGTCAGTTCTTGTCTGTATTACTCACATTACAACAAGGTGTAAAGTATCCCATTAGTGTATGTGTGGATGATGAGAACAATCTCTGGGTGGGACAACATTTTACCAATACAGTGATAGTGTACAAGTATCTGCAGTGA
- the LOC105340255 gene encoding interleukin-17 receptor D, whose protein sequence is MADSGATMTTPSTGNGVEEIKPNPGSGVIVDQPDNTEYEQSLQIVLGTVCGVVGLLGLIIVISLLYKLYKRRNLRHHRAPDHPEEELSSSISIDLDQKQIPTILLLYAFDCPAHEKVVSALAGFLIDTCNCNVHLDIFEDQIIHERGLDDWLIDRLQEADFIIVLCSVGARLRCTKKRVRFKSDPYRTVPDYFAVAVDYVAEKMRVERLKGLPMSRFIVAYMDYSYSSDIPHQIEMGTKFHLMKDITKLFCHVHGINSSDSSVKFGNLPPSAIDQYYENSENGLELQVAIESAKEFFKCNPNWVEDSMEALPPPCSKSKSRPSRKRSLEPLLGESPCDPRMVEAKVEVHQQNISPKPSEQNQRLSPQKSPSRQNDSFKVKNRYSADIETIPCILCGQVDHCSENYTCKGREFRKSSHDDDEDSDFSSIRVKSRSMPTMCSLSLNSSQTVYHQVEVHKEWKMSESQLSDETESQEYESSRDLDDLERDLQSIIAPQSTQAKTRSLPNPVLYGQMNVLPEVSKFPVTHQSSSSSSMGSIQDMIL, encoded by the exons GCGTGATTGTGGACCAGCCTGACAACACGGAGTATGAACAGTCGCTCCAGATCGTGCTGGGGACGGTGTGCGGTGTCGTCGGACTGCTGGGTCTCATCATTGTGATCTCTCTGCTGTACAAGCTCTACAAGCGCCGCAATCTCCGCCACCACCGAGCACCTG aTCATCCAGAGGAAGAATTGAGTAGCTCGATCTCTATTG ACTTGGATCAGAAGCAGATTCCTACGATACTGCTGTTGTATGCATTCGACTGTCCGGCCCATGAGAAGGTGGTCTCTGCTTTGGCTGGCTTCCTCATTGACACCTGCAACTGTAACGTACACCTTGATATATTCGAAGACCAGATCATTCACGAGCGGGGGCTGGACGACTGGTTGATTGACAGGCTTCAAGAGGCGGATTTTATTATAGTGCTCTGTTCTGTGGGAGCGCGGCTCCGATGCACCAAAAAACGGGTCAGGTTCAAAAGCGACCCGTATCGAACCGTTCCCGATTACTTTGCTGTCGCTGTGGATTATGTGGCTGAGAAAATGCGAGTGGAGAGACTTAAAGGTTTACCCATGTCTCGGTTCATCGTAGCTTATATGGATTATTCTTACAGCAGTGATATTCCCCATCAGATAGAGATGGGAACCAAGTTTCACCTGATGAAAGACATTACCAAACTGTTCTGCCATGTGCATGGGATAAATAGTTCAGACAGTAGTGTCAAGTTTGGCAATCTGCCCCCCTCAGCCATCGACCAGTATTATGAGAACTCGGAAAATGGCCTGGAGCTTCAAGTTGCCATCGAATCGGCGAAAGAATTCTTCAAATGCAATCCAAACTGGGTGGAGGACAGCATGGAAGCTCTACCTCCACCCTGCTCCAAGTCGAAATCTCGCCCCTCAAGGAAGAGATCATTGGAGCCCTTGCTCGGGGAATCTCCATGTGATCCCAGAATGGTGGAAGCCAAAGTGGAAGTACATCAACAGAACATTTCTCCAAAGCCAAGTGAACAAAATCAAAGGTTGTCGCCACAAAAGTCGCCATCAAGACAGAACGATTCGTTCAAAGTCAAGAACAGGTACTCTGCCGACATTGAGACGATTCCATGTATCTTGTGTGGGCAAGTTGACCACTGCAGTGAAAATTACACCTGCAAGGGTAGAGAATTCAGGAAAAGCAGCCATGATGACGATGAAGACAGTGATTTTTCCTCTATCCGCGTCAAAAGTCGTTCCATGCCTACTATGTGTAGTTTAAGTTTGAACAGCTCTCAGACAGTATATCATCAGGTGGAAGTTCACAAGGAGTGGAAAATGAGTGAAAGCCAGCTGTCGGATGAGACAGAATCTCAGGAATACGAGTCGAGTCGAGACTTAGACGACCTTGAGCGAGACTTGCAGTCCATCATCGCCCCTCAGTCCACCCAAGCCAAAACTAGGTCGCTGCCCAACCCGGTACTGTATGGACAGATGAACGTTCTCCCCGAAGTGTCAAAGTTCCCCGTTACCCACCAGAGTAGTTCCTCCTCAAGCATGGGGTCCATTCAGGACATGATCCTCTAG